Genomic DNA from Candidozyma auris chromosome 1, complete sequence:
GTACCCTTTGTTGATACACTTGGTGTGACACTGCTCAACGAGAGAGTTGAACATTCCTGTGACCATGTCCAACTCAGCCTCAGCGGCTTGAATTTTCTGTTGAGAAGACACTTGTGGGGCACCGCCGAGTCCAAACATTATTTATATGATAAAAGCTTACGTTGAGTAGGTGATTGCGCTTGCAAAATTTTCGAACTATGTCGCCTATGGAAGttggtgcacgggtgcttctttgctgcaaaaagtcGTACTTGCGATCTCACATACTAGGGAAAGATAAGTGACAGTGGCAACCAGTCAAGACGACATTGctcttgatctcttgcTTGTACTTGTCGAAGTCCTCTGCCTTCTCTGATACGAAATTCACCAAACCATGACACCATGTAATCTGTTTTCCCATGATGGAACACCCACCACCGTTCAAAGCCATTCTCAGGTTCCTAAAGTTTGGGTTACCCATCAACATGTCCATTGCCTTACTCGAGATACTCTCCCTcaaatcgaagaagaatctcATAAAAACCCACGTTTGAGTTTGGAGATTGAGCGCAGGAACACGGAGTAAATTAGGGTTTGAGGTGGTGAGAGAGAACCGTGCAAGGCGAGACACGTCAAACCGATCACTCACATATGGCTCTCTATCAAAGTGTCTTAAGTAATCATTATTAAAGCCTCCAACAAATAGAACATATTCCTTACTATCTTGTTCATACAACAAGGCGTGATGATGGCAAGCTCGAAGTTCGGCCTCGACTAGTGGTGCATTCTTACTAGCTCTCTCCAATGAAAGCTTCTCACAAACCTCGTCTTCAAAAGGCTGTTTGGGTTCATTATAATAATCGAACGCGAAGCTTTGTTGTTTATGCCATGTGTATgtggaaaagttgaagatatAAACATCACTGCAGACCACGTTGTTTTCATCCACACCACCCTGTATCAAGAGGCACCTGTTCTTTAGGTACAGATCAAATGTATACGTGCTTGATTTTACAGATTTCTCGCTTGCTGAGATACCATTCTGAGAAGCGTCTGGAGAGAATAGTTGTGACTTCGAAGACTCGTCGGAgatcttttgaaagtgGTTCAGTTGCAAAGAGCAAAATTCACTGGCTGAACTGTTCTTAATTAGACATTTAGCAAAAAAGCCTCGGCATGTTGGCCACACTTTACAGTTGCTAGTGTCTGTAGCATCGCAGATAAGA
This window encodes:
- the TIM10 gene encoding protein transporter TIM10, whose product is MFGLGGAPQVSSQQKIQAAEAELDMVTGMFNSLVEQCHTKCINKGYSEGELNKQESLCLDRCVSKYFETNVKVGEDMQRLGQSGQFMGRR